One segment of Panicum virgatum strain AP13 chromosome 3K, P.virgatum_v5, whole genome shotgun sequence DNA contains the following:
- the LOC120699764 gene encoding calmodulin-binding protein 60 F-like isoform X4 yields MAPKRELFVAAGDGGAAPPPEKRLRAEAAPGSSPEPPSSPRHFLAIVLVVLFLKRPKGRSTDAIPISALKFGRMMRDQICRFINPLFSKLETMDSKLETMGSKLGRMEEQILDITVKVDNIARRSPDHHNHEQFRQETNQEVKPAEAEGLASTEGKGENTSIQLRFLNGMNTQVYHDDEIKSDRNTAIRIGIFNGEKMIESGELSNVQIEIFALEGDFPYASPKSWTAKKFNKHRANARDGRGNVLAGEGIKAQLKNGQCDLGSIKFTENSSKAHRGKFIIGARVCEGEVSGIRAQEAVMDPVVVQDRRNKFNEKRHLPKLDDPVHRLKEIAKDGIYCKRLEKEKIRTVQDFLKALNKDPEKLAKVLQIKKEHRNWEKMVEHARKCPLGRELKSYHCPETNIVLFFNCVHGFVGAEFDGRYRACGKFDQDEQLQDLVDKLKGSAYDQLDALRPDYVMTETDNFPRPLTAYIGGAGSSAGVGPSNMPSGCSGPVAAYQAVESSSHTQIESSIANTNMDPSPSSSIPDRHSAYQYQYQYQGTRLAGQEQFSSTSHNGLCQEPVGRPDSCSWATKELYHGDEQDEVGRFLNQAGFNQVDIQSSLFWLGNDTLEAPTSSQGYMMLTPQQPAAGGAPASAQGSTSAQGSMQSQMQAPLLQSNDTSVASASAEQALPPQEWSSWSDLI; encoded by the exons atggctcccaagagggaGCTGTTCGTGGCGGCCGGAgacggcggggcggcgccgcctccggagAAGCGCCTGCGGGCGGAAGCGGCTCCCGGCAGCAGCCCcgagccgccgtcgtcgccgaggCACTTTCTGGCCATCGTGCTCGTCGTCCTCTTCTTGAAACGCCC GAAGGGTAGGAGCACGGACGCCATCCCAATCTCCGCCTTGAAGTTTGGTCGCATG ATGCGAGACCAGATTTGTCGTTTCATTAATCCCTTGTTTAG CAAACTGGAAACTATGGATAGCAAACTGGAAACTATGGGTAGCAAACTGGGAAGAATGGAGGAGCAGATTCTGGATATCACCGTGAAAGTG GACAATATAGCACGGCGCTCTCCTGACCACCACAATCATGAGCAGTTCAG GCAAGAGACAAACCAGGAAGTCAAACCTGCTGAAGCTGAAGGATTGGCCAGTACTGAAGGCAAGGGTGAAAACACAAGCATTCAGCTGCGCTTCCTCAATGGAATGAACACGCAAGTTTACCATGACGATGAGATAAAATCTGACCGCAATACAGCCATTAGGATTGGCATATTCAATGGAGAGAAAATGATTGAATCAGGCGAGCTTTCGAATGTGCAAATTGAGATCTTCGCCCTTGAGGGTGACTTTCCTTATGCTTCCCCAAAGAGTTGGACTGCTAAGAAGTTCAATAAACATAGAGCCAATGCTCGGGATGGAAGAGGAAATGTGTTGGCAGGTGAAGGAATAAAAGCCCAGCTGAAGAATGGACAGTGCGATCTTGGCAGCATCAAATTCACAGAAAATTCAAGCAAGGCTCACAGAGGGAAGTTCATCATTGGGGCACGAGTTTGTGAGGGTGAGGTATCTGGCATCCGTGCCCAAGAGGCTGTCATGGACCCTGTGGTTGTGCAGGATCGCAGAAACAAAT TCAATGAAAAGCGACACCTTCCTAAGCTCGATGATCCGGTGCATCGATTGAAAGAAATTGCGAAAGATGGGATTTACTGCAAGAGGCTCGAGAAGGAGAAGATCCGCACTGTGCAGGACTTCTTGAAGGCTCTGAATAAGGATCCTGAGAAGCTTGCCAAA GTTCTCCAGATAAAAAAAGAACACAGGAACTGGGAGAAGATGGTCGAGCATGCAAGGAAGTGCCCCCTTGGGCGTGAGCTGAAATCATACCACTGCCCAGAGACAAACATTGTGCTCTTTTTCAATTGCGTGCATGGTTTTGTTGGAGCTGAATTTGATGGCCGTTACAGAGCGTGTGGCAAGTTTGACCAGGATGAACAG TTGCAGGATCTAGTAGATAAGCTGAAAGGGAGTGCATATGATCAATTGGATGCTCTTCGTCCTGATTATGTAATGACAGAGACAGACAACTTTCCTCGGCCACTTACTGCATATATAGGTGGCGCTGGTTCTAGTGCTGGAGTTGGACCATCCAACATGCCAAGTGGTTGTTCTGGTCCTGTTGCAGCTTATCAAG CTGTCGAAAGCTCGAGCCACACTCAGATTGAGTCATCCATTGCAAACACGAACATGGATCCCAGTCCCAGCTCCTCTATTCCTGATCGCCACAGTGCATATCAATATCAATATCAATATCAAG GAACCCGGCTTGCTGGTCAGGAGCAGTTCTCCTCTACCTCCCATAATGGTTTATGTCAGGAACCTGTTGGTCGACCGGACTCTTGTAGTTGGGCAACCAAG GAGTTGTACCATGGAGATGAACAAGACGAAGTGGGGCGTTTCCTGAACCAAGCAG GGTTTAATCAGGTGGACATCCAGAGTTCGCTCTTCTGGCTAGGCAATGACACCTTAGAAGCACCAACTTCCTCTCAGGGCTATATGATGTTAACACCACAACAACCTGCAGCTGGTG GTGCTCCAGCATCAGCTCAAGGTAGCACATCAGCTCAAGGTAGCATGCAGAGCCAGATGCAAGCTCCCCTGCTCCAAAGCAATGACACCTCGGTGGCGTCGGCTTCTGCTGAACAGGCCCTTCCACCACAGGAATGGTCTTCCTGGAGCGACTTGATCTGA